The proteins below come from a single Corallococcus macrosporus genomic window:
- a CDS encoding DUF1552 domain-containing protein — protein MFSRRTVLKGMAAGLFAPYFRDVYAQSSKLPARLVLVLECNGVYPRALLSAGTRAALGGAANSSERIFWDAYKDTPLVRQGDNLASAISLGPLAASTGNIDLVNRSAVLLGLSNLIAGGGHSSGTGGLSCAVNGAGATFDSVIAPRLRRGAPFDVLRLGTSSARVSIVYETCALGPRKPAGIIVNPSLAFDSTFGSLLGGSTNGRDRKMLFDFALADSRKALAEFSGNSNERLKLERYVSSLESLRTREDQLTGMADRVRPYLPPAPKDNPLLTSAGSPPDSLKWFEAQFQIATASLLGGLTNTVVLATGTSGFDVAYGPDVSDVARHNLQHGLDAGQNWEKVAEVTRRHVQLVAKLARTLAATPEVGASGSMLDHTAIVFMSDNGEQHHSTSREWPKLVVGGNALGLKTDGRTVVYPKYDAARNRQVSNLFNTLGHAFGDADFNTFGQEGSTRIAPGPLSELYG, from the coding sequence ATGTTCTCGCGACGAACCGTCCTGAAGGGCATGGCCGCCGGCCTCTTCGCGCCCTACTTCCGCGACGTCTACGCCCAGTCGTCCAAGTTGCCAGCGCGCCTGGTGCTGGTCCTCGAGTGCAATGGCGTCTACCCCCGCGCGCTCCTGAGCGCGGGCACCCGCGCGGCGCTGGGTGGCGCCGCCAACAGCTCCGAGCGCATCTTCTGGGACGCGTACAAGGACACGCCGCTGGTGCGTCAGGGCGACAACCTCGCCAGCGCGATCAGCCTCGGGCCGCTGGCGGCGTCCACCGGCAACATCGACCTGGTGAACCGCTCCGCCGTGCTGCTGGGGCTCTCCAACCTCATCGCGGGCGGCGGGCACTCCAGCGGGACGGGCGGGCTGAGCTGCGCGGTGAACGGCGCGGGCGCGACCTTCGACTCGGTCATCGCACCGCGCCTGCGCCGGGGTGCACCGTTCGACGTGCTTCGCCTGGGCACCAGCTCCGCGCGCGTATCCATCGTGTACGAAACCTGCGCGCTCGGCCCCCGCAAGCCCGCGGGCATCATCGTCAACCCGTCGCTCGCGTTCGACAGCACCTTCGGCTCGCTGCTCGGCGGCTCGACGAATGGGCGCGATCGCAAGATGCTCTTCGACTTCGCGCTGGCCGACTCGCGCAAGGCGCTGGCGGAGTTCAGCGGCAACTCCAACGAGCGGCTGAAGCTGGAGCGCTACGTCTCCTCGCTCGAGTCCCTGCGCACGCGGGAGGATCAGCTCACGGGCATGGCGGACCGCGTGCGGCCCTACCTGCCGCCAGCGCCGAAGGACAACCCGCTGCTCACCTCGGCGGGCTCACCGCCCGACTCGCTGAAGTGGTTCGAGGCGCAGTTCCAGATCGCCACGGCGTCCCTCCTGGGCGGGCTGACGAACACGGTCGTGCTGGCGACGGGCACCTCGGGCTTCGACGTGGCCTATGGCCCGGACGTGAGCGACGTCGCGCGACACAACCTGCAGCACGGCCTGGATGCGGGGCAGAACTGGGAGAAGGTCGCCGAGGTCACCCGCCGCCACGTGCAACTGGTGGCGAAGCTGGCGAGGACGCTGGCCGCCACGCCCGAGGTTGGCGCGAGCGGCTCGATGCTGGATCACACCGCGATCGTCTTCATGTCCGACAACGGCGAGCAGCACCACTCCACCTCGCGGGAGTGGCCGAAGCTGGTGGTGGGCGGCAACGCGCTGGGCCTGAAGACCGACGGGCGCACGGTCGTGTACCCGAAGTACGACGCGGCCCGGAACCGGCAGGTCTCCAACCTCTTCAACACGCTCGGCCACGCGTTCGGAGACGCGGACTTCAACACCTTCGGGCAGGAGGGCAGCACGCGCATCGCGCCGGGACCGCTGAGCGAGCTGTACGGCTGA